The following are encoded together in the Heliangelus exortis chromosome 15, bHelExo1.hap1, whole genome shotgun sequence genome:
- the LOC139803095 gene encoding protocadherin gamma-A10-like codes for MAGRRWGRRERALLWGVLVAAWEAAWGQLRYSVPEEMPKGSFVGDVAKDLALDLTALGERGVRLVSEGRTQYFSLQGKTGHLVTAERIDREQLCRLVEKCVLRCELIVEGEMTVHEIEVEITDINDNPPSFKETDMEERMSETTPPGSRFLLAEAHDPDLGRNSLQSYELSGDEHFSLAVQTGPGGDQRPELVLAKALDREEAAFHELVLRASDGGEPARTGTARIRVAVLDANDNAPVFSAAEYTVRVAEDVPVGSVLVTLTATDADEGINGHVKYSLKKRADTESEFFQLDSETGAISLLRSLDFEEGVSYELIAQARDGGDLFDSAKVSITVTDVNDNAPELTITSQLSEVSEDAPTGTVVALLHVQDRDSGANGQVRCSLDSGVPFRLEKSVQNYYRVETSRELDREKVSEYNVTVRAADGGSPALRSSAVLALRVLDVNDNAPVFSEERYSARVSENNAAGALVLRVRASDADWGENARVRYRLVEGRVRGAALSSYVSVQAETGALYALRSFDYEEVREVGLWVVAEDGGAPALSSNVSVRLEIVDENDNAPQVLYPPPASASSSLGSLSPAGWPAVELAPRWSEPGSLVAKVVAVDADAGQNAWLSYEVWKATEPGLFRVGLHSGEVRTARFPLARDAARQSLVVVVKDHGRPALSATATLTLVLAESVAELVSELGSAASAAAAAPGEAAGRLTRWLVVAVAAVSCLFLAFLLLLLTLRLRRWRRSQQLLAAGSGALRGVPASHFVGIDGVRAFLHSYSHEVSLTADSRKSHLRLSPGSCCDTLPARPPPDEPAPLLAEDPDGAPCPPDPTAPTPVSASDRPLLPSLS; via the coding sequence ATGGCGGGGAGGCGTTGGGGCCGGCGGGAGCGAGCCCTGCTGTGGGGCGTGCTGGTGGCGGCGTGGGAGGCGGCGTGGGGCCAGCTGCGCTACTCGGTTCCCGAGGAGATGCCCAAGGGCTCGTTCGTGGGCGACGTGGCCAAGGACCTGGCGCTGGACCTGACGGCGCTCGGAGAACGCGGCGTCCGCCTTGTGTCTGAAGGCAGGACCCAGTATTTCAGTCTGCAGGGGAAGACGGGACATTTGGTGACAGCGGAGAGGATAGACCGGGAGCAGCTGTGCCGGCTGGTGGAGAAATGCGTGCTGCGGTGTGAGCTGATAGTGGAGGGGGAAATGACGGTTCATGAAATTGAAGTGGAAATCACGGATATTAACGACAATCCGCCCAGCTTCAAGGAAACGGACATGGAGGAGAGAATGAGCGAGACGACACCTCCGGGGTCGCGGTTTCTCTTGGCGGAGGCTCACGACCCGGATTTGGGTCGGAATTCTCTGCAGAGCTACGAGCTGAGCGGCGACGAGCACTTCTCGCTGGCCGTGCAGACGGGCCCCGGCGGGGATCAGCGGCCCGAGCTGGTGCTGGCGAAGGCGCTGGACCGGGAGGAGGCGGCGTTTCACGAGCTGGTGCTGCGGGCGAGCGACGGCGGAGAGCCGGCACGGACGGGCACGGCGCGGATCCGCGTGGCGGTGCTGGACGCCAACGACAACGCGCCCGTGTTCAGCGCGGCGGAGTACACGGTGCGTGTGGCGGAGGACGTGCCCGTGGGCTCCGTCCTCGTCACCCTCACGGCCACCGACGCCGACGAGGGCATAAACGGACACGTCAAATACTCcctgaagaaaagagcagataCGGAGTCAGAGTTTTTTCAGTTGGACTCCGAGACGGGAGCCATCAGCCTGTTGCGAAGTTTGGACTTCGAGGAAGGGGTCTCCTATGAACTGATAGCACAGGCTCGGGACGGAGGGGACCTTTTCGACTCTGCAAAGGTCTCTATCACCGTGACAGATGTCAACGACAATGCGCCCGAATTGACAATAACCTCTCAGCTAAGCGAGGTCTCCGAGGACGCTCCGACAGGGACGGTGGTGGCCCTGCTGCATGTGCAGGACCGGGACTCGGGTGCCAATGGCCAAGTGCGGTGCTCGCTGGACAGCGGGGTCCCATTCCGTCTGGAGAAGTCTGTTCAGAATTATTACCGAGTGGAGACGTCTCGGGAGCTGGACCGGGAGAAGGTGTCGGAGTACAACGTGACGGTGCGGGCGGCCGACGGCGGGTCGCCGGCGCTGCGGAGCAGCGCGGTGCTGGCGCTGCGGGTGCTGGACGTGAACGACAACGCGCCGGTGTTCTCGGAGGAGCGGTACAGCGCGCGCGTGTCGGAGAACAACGCGGCGGGCGCGCTGGTGCTGCGGGTGCGGGCGTCGGACGCGGACTGGGGTGAGAACGCGCGCGTGCGGTACCGGCTGGTGGAGGGCCGGGTGCGGGGAGCAGCGCTGTCGTCGTACGTGTCGGTGCAGGCGGAGACGGGCGCGCTGTACGCGCTGCGCTCCTTCGACTACGAGGAGGTGCGCGAGGTGGGGCTGTGGGTGGTGGCGGAGGACGGCGGCGCGCCGGCGCTGAGCAGCAACGTGTCGGTGCGGCTGGAGATCGTGGACGAGAACGACAACGCGCCGCAGGTGCTCTACCCGCCGCCGGCCTCGGCGTCTTCGTCGCTGGGCTCGTTGTCGCCAGCGGGGTGGCCGGCGGTGGAGCTGGCGCCGCGGTGGTCGGAGCCCGGCTCGCTGGTGGCCAAGGTGGTGGCGGTGGACGCGGACGCGGGTCAGAACGCGTGGCTGTCGTACGAGGTGTGGAAGGCGACGGAGCCGGGTCTGTTCCGCGTGGGGCTGCACAGCGGCGAGGTGCGGACGGCGCGGTTCCCGCTGGCCCGCGACGCGGCGCGGCAGagcctggtggtggtggtgaaggaCCACGGGCGGCCGGCGCTGTCGGCCACGGCCACGCTGACGCTGGTGCTGGCCGAGAGCGTGGCCGAGCTGGTGTCGGAGCTGGGCAGCGCGGcctcggcggcggcggcggcgccgggCGAGGCGGCCGGCAGGCTGACGCGCTGGCTGGTGGTGGCCGTGGCGGCCGTGTCCTGCCTCTTCCTcgccttcctgctgctgctgctgacgCTGCGCCTGCGGCGCTGGCGCCGCTCGCAGCAGCTGCTGGCGGCGGGCAGCGGCGCCTTGCGCGGCGTCCCGGCCTCGCACTTCGTGGGCATCGACGGCGTCCGCGCCTTCCTGCACTCCTACTCGCACGAGGTGTCGCTCACCGCCGACTCGCGCAAGAGCCACCTCCGCTTGTCGCCCGGCAGCTGCTGTGACACCCTGCCGGCCCGACCGCCGCCCGACGAGCCCGCGCCGCTGCTCGCCGAGGACCCTGACggtgccccctgcccccccgACCCCACCGCCCCGACCCCGGTGAGTGCCTCTGACCgccctctcctgccctccctttCTTGA